A single window of Streptomyces sudanensis DNA harbors:
- a CDS encoding isoprenylcysteine carboxylmethyltransferase family protein produces the protein QWNTRVITVPGAPRVTSGPYRLLPHPNYAAVVVEGLALPLVHSAWITATAFTALNALLLTTRIRTENTALTQLT, from the coding sequence GCAGTGGAACACCCGGGTGATCACCGTGCCGGGCGCCCCGCGCGTGACCAGCGGACCCTACCGCCTGCTTCCCCACCCCAACTACGCCGCCGTCGTCGTCGAGGGACTCGCCCTCCCGCTGGTCCACTCGGCCTGGATCACCGCGACCGCCTTCACCGCCCTCAACGCCCTGCTGCTCACCACCCGCATCCGCACCGAGAACACCGCCCTGACCCAACTGACCTGA